CAACGAAATAAGCAGATATTTGTACTTCCCGccatttttttctgttgctACCAAAACGTTAGCAGATGCGTTGATTCCCAACTGCGCGGTCTTCTTGGTGATTATCTCCTTGACTAAAACCCTCTGTTCGGGATAAGCCGTCAAAATGGCTATTTCCTTTTCAGGGTAACCCAGAATGGCCATGTAGATGAACAACAGCGCGCAGTATTCAGCTTCCTCTATATTCTGGTAGCCGTTGCCAGCGGGCGACTCGCTGGTATTCACGGTTACAAACTGGCATGCATCCTTGATTCCAGGATTGGCAATCTCCAAAGGAGCTTCTAAGGTTGTTCCAGGTGCAAATTGTGCAAGCTCTTGGCGAATATTGTGTTGAGTTGTGAGATAGTTGGAAAATGGTAGTAGGGTGAGTAGTGACTGGGTTCCGGATACCAGTGGGTTTCCAGCGACCGTTAGTGACTTCAGTGAGATTGTGTTTGTTGCCAGTATAGAGCAAAACTCGTAAGCACTAAAAAGCGAGGCATCAAGTATAAAAAGATGGTCGTACTTCAGCTGTGTGTTTTCACAAATTTCGTCAAATGCTAGAAAAGTTATCTTTTGTGCGAAGTAACGAGCATTGGAGAATTGTTGTATTTTATGGGCGACTTCTAGTTGGTGAAAAAGATTCAGGATCGAATTGTAGTGCTCAAGAGGTTTCTCAGCCTCACCAAAGGGATAAGCTGTTTCAGGGTTCCGGGAAAAAATGGTCCAGCTGGGCTCCACCacatttttgaaaaatgcatATGCCGACTGAAAATCATAGATGTCCTCCGGGTCGGTATTCAGAGAGGCTGCAAACTTCCTCACGTTTGCCAATGCTTCATCATATTCAACAAATTGGTCCATAGAGACGTCTAGCGCATCgaagctctttctgctttttgctACCACTAGGACTCTTCCATTGGAAGATTTTATCAGATCACTAACCTTCTTTGATTTTCCTGAACAGACGGGTCTGGCAATAAATGTAATGTTCGAGTCATTTTGACTTTTGGTCTGCTTGTCTCCAtgctgtgaaaaaaattgatcCATCCATCTTGGAAACTGGACTTTCAAATTACGAACCTCGCTGCCAGCACTAATTGCATATTTGACGTTCGCAAGGTCCGCTCTATATTGCACATCCACAACAGCTGTAAACTTAGAAAATCCATTTTTGCACATCTCCTCCCGTTCCACTTTAAAAGGAATGATTTTATCACTGTAGAATACCCCGTGTTGCGTAGCCCAATTCTTAGGTCCCTGCTGTTCTTTGGTGTTCAGTATAACTTCGCACTTCAAGTTGTCATTTACAAGGCCCCCAAGAACTTCTTGCACAGTGATTTTCTCGACTTGAACACAATACTTGCTGCTCTTCCCCTGTCTCACCCTTTCAAGAATTCCATGGACGgcctgctgcagctgccGTTCTGTCTGAGCTTCGTGTTGTAGCCGAGCAcgctccagaaattccaCAGCAGAAGAGAAACCTATATCCGCAACGCTTTTCACCGGTTCTAGCTGCGCAATTTCAAGCCAGAGCGAGAACTCTTTATTTGACGATCGCAGCTCAAGCTCATTATACAGTCTTTCCACGGTTTTTTGCGAAACAACGTCAATAAAAGTTTCAAAGCTACGTCTGAGCTCCAACAACTCGCGATACATGTACACCTCTGGACTTAGACAAAGACGTTTAAATGCGCGATCGCTAACATCAGAATCTTTGTAGATGTACGAGAAAAGCAGTTGGAAGTAACCGTCTGACTTGAATGGAGCCAAAAATCCCGTTTGTCTCAAATATTGTCTATTTGATTTGTGGTTCGTGATACGCACCACGAAATTGACATCGTCGAGAGCCAGAGTCTGCTTTCGAGTGATTGTTTCCACTGCGCTCTGCAGATATTGAAATATTGCTCCAAACTGTCCATAATCGTAAATGACACAGAGCAGAGCACTGAGTCTCTCAAAATTGATATCGATAGCTTTTTGAACAAGTACTGGCactttcttcttcagagTTGTATCAACCAGTTCTCCTTCAGCCAGAACAAGTCTGCATAATAACAGTGTGTGATCagcagagctttttggTCCAAATTGATCAACAATCCCAGACAACTCTCCATTGACCAGCAACAGTGCAAGCTCATTTGGCTCGCAAACAGAAAGCTGGCGCACCTTTTCGGTGTCTGATTTGGTTCGCTTCATAAGCTTCTCGCAAAGTGGTGTCTGGGTTtctaaatttttcaaataaaaatttttataCATCATGaacagaggaagaggaggattCAGAGGCGGTCGTGGAGGCAGATCCGGGCCACCAGTGCCTCAGGGCCCACCAGATAAGGTTTTTGAGATGGGCGAATTTGTTCATGCGTGCGAGGGCGATATAGTTTGCAAGAGCATCAACGAGAAAATCCCATATTTCAACGCTCCAATATTCCTTGAGAATAAAACTCAGGTCGGcaaggtggacgagatTCTGGGACCTCTCAACGAGGTGTTTTTCACCGTGAAACCGAGCGAGGGTGTTCAGGCCACCTCTTTCAAAGAGGGGGACAAATTTTACATTGCTGGTGATAAACTGCTACCGTTAGAGAGATTCCTGCCGAAACCTAAGGCTGTTGGTCCAAAACCACCAAGGAAGAAGAGTTCCCGTGGAGGTGCTTTTGCTGGCCGCGGAGGCGCTCGCGGAGGCTCTTTCagaggaggcagaggcGGCGCAAGGGGCTCCTCCAGAGGAGGCTTTTCTAGAGGCGGAAGTCGTGGAGGAAGGGGATCGTTCAGAGGCAGAGGTAGAGGATTTTGAGTGAAACTACGTAATATATCGCCAAACGTAATCTGAAGCATTGTACGTTATTTGATTGAAGGGTAAAAAATTATATTAGGTGAAGTCTTCGTCCAGTTGTTCAGGCGCCTCCACAACGCTGGTCTTTATCTTATTGAGTATTCTAATTTTGAAGGCATCCAGTCTGGAGAACTTGTCGAATTCTTTGGCGCTATTTGCAATGTCGTCAGGGCTTCCGTTACGCACTGCCTCCACCAACTTGGAAGCAAACTCATACTCTCTCGTGCTCTCGAAAGTAGGATCCCATTGTGTGaatctttggagaagagcATTCCCGCTCGCGTAGTCGTTGTTGTCTGCAAGTCTGCACAAAATGGCTTTCAGGAAATACTCTTTCAAAGACCATTTGGCCAGGTTGTTGTTCAAAGACTCTTTAGCCACTCTCTCATACACAACTGCCGCTTTCGCATATTCCTGAACAGTGTTGTCGCAGTAAAGATCAGCAGCCTTCAGAGCAAACTTGTTGCCCAATGCAGAGGCCGAGTCTCCCTTATACCATTCGCTGGCGTCTTCATAACTCTGGATTGCCTTTGGAATATCGTTCAGTTCGTTCTCGTAAAGTTCGCCCAGGTCAGCTTTGAAATTGGCACTACGTCTGAATTGACCCTTGCGCACAAACATTTCGATCGCCTGCTCAAGACATCTAGCCGCTTCGATAGGAACCTCGGTCTTGTAACATTTGAAGGCTTCGACCAGCGTGTTGGCAGCCTCATCTGGCGACTCGGCCAGCTTCTGGCTCTCAGCAGCCTTCTCAAAGGTCTGTCCTGCTTGGGTATTTCTCTTTTGTAACTTATAAAGATTTGCAGCTTGGACATACAGGTCCCCAGCCTCTTCATATCTGGATTGCTGGGACGATccaaagaaagaagcaagCCCTCCAACCTTCTTGCACTTCTTTTCGGCCTGAATGTTAGATAAGAATGCACGGTTTAAGTACTTACCTCTGCAATCAATTGTTCTGGACTAGACATTTAAATGTTAATAACAGAAACAATTTAACAACTTAACAAAAATATATCTGATCGTCTCCGGTCCATATATGCATATTCCATACCAAATTCGAGCTGTCATGGCATTTGTCGGGAACGTTAATACTTCGGTAAATTCGCTACGGCCACTACTTACAGTTTGAGGTGTCCGGTTCGATCCTCGCGGTCGGCATTTCACAGCTACGAGAAATCTGGCTCGTGGATGCCAGCAATGAACAGTGTTTCCACTGAAGGGTAGAAATACAGCACAGTTCACTGTCCGTGGGGAGGCGAACGGGGTCGCATCTTGCTGGTTTCCGTCAGGATGGGGTAGTCGTCGTGGTGAATTAGTTGATTGTGACTGACAACTTCTTTTTTAATTTTCATACCCCCGTAGTGTCCTTACTGTGGTTGGCCCTTCTGGGTAGCGTCTACGCTCCATAACAGGCATTTGTGCCATCTACTCTATTGATGGGTTCCAAGAATCCTATTAAATTACACCCTCTCAATGACAATTGCActggctcctccaccaccgTTGCAAATACCAGCTGCACCGTACTTGCCGTTCTCTTGCTGAAGGACAGAGCACAGAGTGGTGACAACTCTGGCACCGGAACATCCAAGCGGATGGCCAATAGCAACAGCACCTCCGTAGACGTTAACCTTGGCCGGGTCTAAGTTCAGAAGCATGGTGTTGGCAAGACCAACAACAGAGAAAGCTTCATTGAACTCAAAAAAGTCGATGTCGTCTATCTTCAGGCCAGCGTGCTTGACAGCCTTAGGAACAGCCAGAGCTGGGGCGGTTGTGAAGTCCACTGGAGCATGAGCAGCATCGCCCCATCCAACGATTCTGGCAATAGGCTTGACACCAAGCTCTGCAACCTTTTTGGCACTCATCAGGACAACGGCTGCTGCACCATCGTTGATTGGCGATGCATTAGGAGCAGTGACAGTACCGTCCTGTTTGAAGACGGTTCTCGCAGATCTCAATTTGGCCTCGTTTAACTTTCCAGTCTCTTCGTCAATCTCAACAACGGTGTCAGGCTTGCCTCTAGTGCCCTTGATGGTGATAGGTGCGATCTCGGACTTGAACTTTCCCTCGGCGTGAGCCTTCTGGGCCTTCTTGTACGAGGCAATGGCAAATTCGTCTTGCTCCTCTCTGGAGATGTTGTGGTCCGAGGCACACTTTTCTGCGGCCACACCCATAGCTTTTCCATCGTACGCGTCGTTTAGGCCGTCGCGTGAAATTCCGTCCACAATGGTGCCATCTCCAAACCTAAGACCGCCACGAGCACCTGGGAGGTAGTATGGAGTGTTAGACATCGACTCTGCCCCGCCGGCAACGACAATGTCGCCGCTACCAGTCAGGATGTGTTGGGCACCGAAAATGATAGCCTTCATTCCCGAGGCACAGACCTTATTAATAGTAGTTGCTGGAGTGTCCTCGCCGAGGCCGGCCTTCAAAGCAACCTGTCTGGCAGGTGCCTGGCCCACATTTGCTTGCAGAACGTTACCAAAGAAGATTTCCTCCACATCGGTTGGCTTGATCTGAGGCactttttcaacagcaGCCTTGACAGCGTGGGCACCCAAGTCGACATAGGACAAGGATGACAGGGCTCCCTGGAAAGAGCCAATTGGAGTACGGGCAGCGGCAACTATGTAAACGTATTCTTTGGACATATTAGTTGGTGGGAAACAAATTTGGATTGGAAAAATGTACCCATCACAAGCTAAACGAAAGAACGAGCACAGCCTGAaaacaaataaaaaattaattattaTTATGTATTCCAGATCTAGCCCTGGATCTCGATGTTGGTCACAGAAAAGCGTTCATTCTGCTCcttttgatatttttccaaCTGATCCAGAGTCCAGACACTGACTCCCTGTTCCTGGTCCTTCTGCTCTATTGGCTGAGCCAGTGTCCGCAGGAACTTTTTGGCACTGGCTATAGCCATATCTGTGGAGAGATTTATATCTGCATCGGAGAGTGCTTGGGCAATCCATTTTGGAAGCTGcgacttctttttcgcaaaTCTTCTGTCCGCCAACACCATTACACCGTAATCATCTTTTCCTCGAAGAACTCGTCCGAGACATTGAGCGGCGTGCCGCATCGCGTCGAAAGAGAGGAAGTCGTTCTCCCTAATTTGGTAGTGGTCTCTGAGGAACTCCAATCTGGCTTTCAAAATTCTGCTTTCTGTGTACTGGAACGGGATGCCGATCATGAGCACCGTGCGGCCATAATGGTGGTCAAAATCAATTCCTTCCGACACTTTTCCACGCGcaacagaaagaagcacCGCGCCTCTCCCGTTGGAGCAGGCCTTTCGATATGTTTCGAGTGCCAGTGACGTTTCCTGTGCATCCGGCGTCTCCACCAGAATCAGCTTGTACTTCCAgacctcgtccaaaatTCCCATGGTTTGCCATTGCGAGATAATGCTCTCCATATATAGATACGACGGAAAGAAGACCACCATTCCATCCGGagtgattttggaaaactcgATCAACAATGTGCCGTAGTTCCGCACGACACTGGGGTCGTTTCGAATTTCAAACCGCGACGAAATGGCCACCTGATCTGAACCTTTAGTGACGACCATTGGCAGGAACGATCTTCGGTCCAGAGTCATGGTGTACGACTCCTGGACAACAGTCTCGAAATTCAACATTCTTGGATACATATCCAGCGGAGAGATGGTACCAGAGGTGATGATAACAGAGGAGAAGCGCTCGAATATCGGCTTCATCGCGATGGACGCGTCAAGACACGCAAATCGCAAAATCGGGTTTGGAACAGTGGCATTTTCCGTCTCGTAGGGCTCGAGAATCAGCACAAACCCGGTGTCGTAGGTGGAAACGAGAGTACCAAACGTGGCGATGTCTTTCAAAGCCATAAATTCCTCGATTTCCACCACTTCAAGCGTCCTCACAAGTAACGACAGCCGTTCGGAGCAGAACCTCAATGGTTTGCGGTCGATGAACGTCAGCTGCTTCAAGTGCTGCAGAAATGAAACAGGCGTTTCGCTGATAACATGAAGAACCTTCATCCGTGTCTTGAGATATTCGATGAACCGTTTGAGGAAAGATATAAAGTGCTCAGCACGGCGGATACTTCCAGGAACGGCCTCGGTCAAAACGTCGTCCGGCAGAACCGGGTTCACCATGAACGCATCCTCGTCGGTGTGGTATATTTCAGACTCCCTGAGCCCTTCGACGAGCTTCTCGTATTCGTCCTGGAGTCGCTTGCTGTCAGttttcttcacctcctCAACTTTTCTTGCCAATGCATTGGCACCCTTGCTTGCGCGGCGCAAAACGTCTTCTGTCAGATCCAGCGAAAGAGATTCAATACACACATTGTCGATATTGTGCGCCTCGTCAAATATGATGATACTGTCTCGCGAAAGCTCCTTGGACACTCTCTCTGCAATCTTTGGGTCCAATAAATAATGGTACGAATAAATAATGATGTTACAAAATGGCATCATCCGTCTGATGGTGAAGTACGGACACGTTCCCTCCATTTTGCAATATTTCATGAGTTGCTCGAACGAGTAGACGCCCGGTGGGACAAGGTTGGCAGGGTCTTTTTCGTACAGTTTCTCGTGGAATGAGCAAAGTTGGTCTGTGCTTGCCTGGCCTTGCTCTATGCGTGCTTTCAATTGTCCGTTGGTCATTCGCCGACACATTTCATCCACAACCACGCCCTTTCGTTCTCTGGACGCCACAGGGTGCAGACAGAGATTTTTACGACTGGTCAATCCCAGTCCTCTGAAATCTTCCACAAAGCCTAGTTCCTTTGATCTATATTCCATTAGTTTGTGCAGCTCTATCAGCGCCTTTTCGATTTCCGACATGGTACGCGAGCAATACACAATTTTGCGGTGTTCGGGATAGTGCATTTGGTATGCCACAGTCAGCGAAAGCAGAGAAATGGTCTTGCCCGTACCAGAGGGCATCTCCAGTATACAGTTGCCTCCAACGTCGAGGGTGCGTTTAATGTCACACATATAAGCATACTGTTCGGGATAGATCTTGGGATAGGGGAAGAGAACAGGAAGGTCGTCGATAAAGAACCTGGCGTTAGTTGCGGCAGTGTGTGTACTTACTTCATGGTATataatatattttattttatttaatcAGATTTGAAAATTAGAAAAATTCGTGAAATATGATTGTTAGGTAATCGAGATATATCTATCTACTGTTATATCTATCTACTCATCGTCCATAAGGCGGTAGCCAATAG
This portion of the Ogataea parapolymorpha DL-1 chromosome IV, whole genome shotgun sequence genome encodes:
- a CDS encoding DNA repair helicase RAD3 — protein: MPSGTGKTISLLSLTVAYQMHYPEHRKIVYCSRTMSEIEKALIELHKLMEYRSKELGFVEDFRGLGLTSRKNLCLHPVASRERKGVVVDEMCRRMTNGQLKARIEQGQASTDQLCSFHEKLYEKDPANLVPPGVYSFEQLMKYCKMEGTCPYFTIRRMMPFCNIIIYSYHYLLDPKIAERVSKELSRDSIIIFDEAHNIDNVCIESLSLDLTEDVLRRASKGANALARKVEEVKKTDSKRLQDEYEKLVEGLRESEIYHTDEDAFMVNPVLPDDVLTEAVPGSIRRAEHFISFLKRFIEYLKTRMKVLHVISETPVSFLQHLKQLTFIDRKPLRFCSERLSLLVRTLEVVEIEEFMALKDIATFGTLVSTYDTGFVLILEPYETENATVPNPILRFACLDASIAMKPIFERFSSVIITSGTISPLDMYPRMLNFETVVQESYTMTLDRRSFLPMVVTKGSDQVAISSRFEIRNDPSVVRNYGTLLIEFSKITPDGMVVFFPSYLYMESIISQWQTMGILDEVWKYKLILVETPDAQETSLALETYRKACSNGRGAVLLSVARGKVSEGIDFDHHYGRTVLMIGIPFQYTESRILKARLEFLRDHYQIRENDFLSFDAMRHAAQCLGRVLRGKDDYGVMVLADRRFAKKKSQLPKWIAQALSDADINLSTDMAIASAKKFLRTLAQPIEQKDQEQGVSVWTLDQLEKYQKEQNERFSVTNIEIQG
- a CDS encoding Vesicular-fusion protein SEC17 — encoded protein: MSSPEQLIAEAEKKCKKVGGLASFFGSSQQSRYEEAGDLYVQAANLYKLQKRNTQAGQTFEKAAESQKLAESPDEAANTLVEAFKCYKTEVPIEAARCLEQAIEMFVRKGQFRRSANFKADLGELYENELNDIPKAIQSYEDASEWYKGDSASALGNKFALKAADLYCDNTVQEYAKAAVVYERVAKESLNNNLAKWSLKEYFLKAILCRLADNNDYASGNALLQRFTQWDPTFESTREYEFASKLVEAVRNGSPDDIANSAKEFDKFSRLDAFKIRILNKIKTSVVEAPEQLDEDFT
- a CDS encoding Intron-binding protein aquarius; protein product: MKRTKSDTEKVRQLSVCEPNELALLLVNGELSGIVDQFGPKSSADHTLLLCRLVLAEGELVDTTLKKKVPVLVQKAIDINFERLSALLCVIYDYGQFGAIFQYLQSAVETITRKQTLALDDVNFVVRITNHKSNRQYLRQTGFLAPFKSDGYFQLLFSYIYKDSDVSDRAFKRLCLSPEVYMYRELLELRRSFETFIDVVSQKTVERLYNELELRSSNKEFSLWLEIAQLEPVKSVADIGFSSAVEFLERARLQHEAQTERQLQQAVHGILERVRQGKSSKYCVQVEKITVQEVLGGLVNDNLKCEVILNTKEQQGPKNWATQHGVFYSDKIIPFKVEREEMCKNGFSKFTAVVDVQYRADLANVKYAISAGSEVRNLKVQFPRWMDQFFSQHGDKQTKSQNDSNITFIARPVCSGKSKKVSDLIKSSNGRVLVVAKSRKSFDALDVSMDQFVEYDEALANVRKFAASLNTDPEDIYDFQSAYAFFKNVVEPSWTIFSRNPETAYPFGEAEKPLEHYNSILNLFHQLEVAHKIQQFSNARYFAQKITFLAFDEICENTQLKYDHLFILDASLFSAYEFCSILATNTISLKSLTVAGNPLVSGTQSLLTLLPFSNYLTTQHNIRQELAQFAPGTTLEAPLEIANPGIKDACQFVTVNTSESPAGNGYQNIEEAEYCALLFIYMAILGYPEKEIAILTAYPEQRVLVKEIITKKTAQLGINASANVLVATEKNGGKYKYLLISLVKTTSTDIWTNPSVSIGAIQLATHGLYVFGLRKNYTKTVFSLLPAAPLRLAATEKFEKCTRKVSDTLTNSAVMKSVSQLEKLVCHLVSQQ
- a CDS encoding Acetyl-CoA acetyltransferase IA, with the protein product MSKEYVYIVAAARTPIGSFQGALSSLSYVDLGAHAVKAAVEKVPQIKPTDVEEIFFGNVLQANVGQAPARQVALKAGLGEDTPATTINKVCASGMKAIIFGAQHILTGSGDIVVAGGAESMSNTPYYLPGARGGLRFGDGTIVDGISRDGLNDAYDGKAMGVAAEKCASDHNISREEQDEFAIASYKKAQKAHAEGKFKSEIAPITIKGTRGKPDTVVEIDEETGKLNEAKLRSARTVFKQDGTVTAPNASPINDGAAAVVLMSAKKVAELGVKPIARIVGWGDAAHAPVDFTTAPALAVPKAVKHAGLKIDDIDFFEFNEAFSVVGLANTMLLNLDPAKVNVYGGAVAIGHPLGCSGARVVTTLCSVLQQENGKYGAAGICNGGGGASAIVIERV
- a CDS encoding Protein component of the H/ACA snoRNP pseudouridylase complex; the protein is MNRGRGGFRGGRGGRSGPPVPQGPPDKVFEMGEFVHACEGDIVCKSINEKIPYFNAPIFLENKTQVGKVDEILGPLNEVFFTVKPSEGVQATSFKEGDKFYIAGDKLLPLERFLPKPKAVGPKPPRKKSSRGGAFAGRGGARGGSFRGGRGGARGSSRGGFSRGGSRGGRGSFRGRGRGF